GAGACATTACAATGCCGTTATACGCGAAAGACTTTAGGATATTTACCGAGTTTAATGGCACCGTCTGCCAGGCACCGGTCCCACTTTTTCCCCAGCTCCTTTTCAGACATGCTGAACATTAGCTAGCTTCTCCAACTAGTGTCAAAGGCAGCTATGGTGCTGCTTTCACGTGCTGTCGGTAATGTACAATTCTTACGATTTTAAACGCAGGGGACCGTGATGAAGTGCAGTGGGTTTTGGGCATGAATGAATGTATAGGTTTTGGACCGCCAGTTACAAATGAAATCTTACTTTATCCACATGATGTTGTTGATACAATATATGTGGAGGAAAAACAACTCCAACAGTCGAAAGCTCTTTATTTCTTCTTCACTTAAACGCAACATTACCCACTCTGGCAAACCTCGCGATGCgttaaaaccatagactgtaactGTAAATGGTTAAAACCAAAGCGGCTTAATGTCGCCATCCTGTGGTAGAGAATAGAACAGTAATTCACCTCCATACATTCTGTATTTACTGCTAGGGTGTAATTTCCACTGGGGACAGGGGGGACATGTCCCcccaactttttttaaaatcccGTTTGTGACCCCCTCACCTATATTAAACAATTAAGAAAGCAAGACCTCTTTCTCTTATACATTGTTTAGTACTATTCTTTCTGGCAGAATTTATCATTATGATCAActtaattatttcctggattttgtatCATCATAGTCCCTAAACgtatgtagaaatgcaggaaatgggattcaaatagaaaacatttttctggcaggggaccccccccccacacttctcaaaccaaagttacacccaTGATACTGTCTAATACATGTATGTTTTGGCAGataaaaatattcacattcacacttttttttaaattgcaaatgtattttaaagtttcTGAATGAAATTTCGTTTGACACAAACAGTACACTGTCTTGAAGTCATTACAGCATGTTCACCGTATTAACACCGATTTCCTGAGATGACAATATACAATTTCTGACACATACAGTGCGCAAACATTTTATATCCATTAAACAAAAACTTGCCATGTTttgaaactgttaacattaaaTAAAGATGTGCCAGCTGGGACTCTTCTGCATCCAAAACTACAAAACTGGTAAACACAGAACCTAAGTACTAAACATGAAAAATCATGTTATATATGACATCTACAAATAGACTGACAAACATATCAAATTCATTACAATCGCATACAAATGATCCACTGTCACTCCTCAGCAGGCAAACTGTGTGAAACAAACAGCCAAAAGTCATATTGTTGGCAGAGTGATTCTCAAGCACAGCTTCTTAAAATGGTACAGACAGACTACAAGTTGGCTTCTTAATGGACTTCAAGTGAACCTAAAGCAAGGGTGGTTATGAGCATTTTACacattgtgagtgtgtgtgtgaacagcaaAGGGGCACCAAAGAGGTAGAAACTGTGTCTTAGAAGAGTAAATGCATCTTTggccaaaaacaaaataaatcccCTTTGCTTTTACTGCCTTTTACTCCAGTACATGTGTCTTAGCTCCCACAGAATTCTTGTCCGTAATAACCAAGACACCTCATTAAAAGTCAAGGCTTATGTGAAATTCACTCCAACACGACTGCAGTCAtattacacatactgtacatatgaaaACAATAGCTATCATCCAGATATACCTGCAGGTAAATACATCCGATAGCCAGAATGTTGTGTTTAAGTGGCCTTCGCTACAAAAAATATGCTGTGGTTTGGCTGCATTCCAtcttatgttaaaaaaataatgtggtAAACACAGGTATAGAGATCATCAACCCTGTCTCCTGGTCTTGAAGAGCTTGTTGCCACAACCACGGTTCACACTGAAGCTGTTTTGATCACTCATAGGACCCTGGCTGAGGGGACTGTCCTGCTGCTCTCTGGTTGGTTTCTTCCCTTGCTGTCTTCACAGAGCTCTTGCTGATGGCCAGGAGATCTCGCAGCTCCTTGTTCTCAATCTAAAGAAGATAGAATAACCACATATTTAAGGAAAAACTGAAGTCCAGATTTAATTGTTGTATCTACTTCCAGAAACAACGTCTCGGTTACTGTGGATAATCAATGTAATTCAATTCACCTTAATGAATTGGATGGCAGTAAATATCTCTAGACGGATATCATTAAACCAAAACCGTCTGTATGACTACATATCACTACAAGAGAAAAATTTCAGAGTTTGGCCACCTGATTCTATATATAAAACATAGAATAagaaattcagaaaaaaaaaagtcacaaggCCAAGACACACCGCCGACGTATGGCCCACGTCAAAACAGAGATCTCGTCGAGGTAAAAAGTGTCTCGCGATATCAGTgcacaagtgcagagcagcagcctttAAATTAGCATAGAAAATCCCTCGGCCGTTctccaaagtttttttttttttttttaggcctttttttattttataggacagctgaagacatgaaaggggagagagaggaggaatgacatgcagcaaagggccactgGTTGGAGTCGAACTGGCGGCCGCTGCggcgaggagtaaacctctgtatatgggtgtgcgttctaccaggtgagctacccaggcacctccgttctccaaagttgactGAGTTCTCGGAGTTCGAGACTCGTCAGCAGTGTGCAGTTCACTGTGGCgctttctttctctgttaaaATGAGGCGGGAAGCGGAcagcaaaacctaactttacttttaatgatattaaaccaagagaaatgttctcccttcatcctataatggtcataaatcaataCTAGAGTAGCCGCCTTCCTTGTTTAGAGCTGCAATTTAAAacaatgcagaggaggagaaaatagCATTTATCTTCACAAATatcatctgttgagtgtttgatggtaatttatttgtgctttagaacgtaatcaatgtgaaacaataatcaaataagctgtatttctctctgtctactgtacaatgacaaattcaagtacaaaacatttggtctcaactactgccagaaaacacttagttatgttgtaaccttggttctctgagtgaagagactctcTCTCCACCAAACATATAGAATAAGTAACAGTGTAActgttagttatacaggagagaagccagtcatCTGAGTTTatggcaaaacctttcagtgctcggttttcattttgtgactttcgattgaataaaGGACTTCTCCAGTCTTCTGTAAAATAgctcgtgaacccaatctcgtgtctcgtctcgtgagctgggtgtctcgtcacacccctaacACATATTATTCAATTACGGTATATATTTATGTAGGTGATACATGCaacatttgtatgtatgtatttctatGTATCACTTCCCGTTACCTTCAACAGATACCACATGTAGATACAAAGACAGTATCAGTGTgcaatttcaaaaaaaaataaaaaataaaaaaaaccttccaAGAAATATGGATTCAGTCAGAAATCTGAAGCCCTGTGCTCACCTCTAGTTGAGCGAGTCTCTCTCGAACAGAGCAGTAGTGCTGATCGTCCACCTGCACTGCTCTTCTCATCACCTGGCCCATCTCGCATATCCGCTCCACCTGGTTCTGCACTTCCTGGAGAACAGTCGGAAAACAAGacgtttcctaaagtcaacacattttttttttttttttttaaatgtgcaccCATTTGGAATCCTAACCTATTAATGACCGAGAATTTGAAAATGTGAAGACAGCTAGTATACTTTTGCGTGGTTCTCATGGAGGCTAAGCACAGGTTTGGTGTCCAACTCCTTCTTTGCCATCATCAGCTGGAGCATCTGCTTGCGGTATCGACCCATGATCAACTCTAGCGCGTACTGATGTTCTTCAAGAGATAACCATAGTTCTACACAGACAGTCATGAAGAGGGTTAGCAAAGATGTAAACAAACCATAAAATCAAAAGAATagacagttttttgtttgtttgtttttttacctttattctCCTGCTGTAGTTCTTTGATTTGGGTGTTTTCCTGATTCAGAAGGACATGAGGCTTGTATTTGGTCAGCTCCTGAAATCCTGAAGTGTCTTCTGTTTgctgagaggagagagcagtATATAGCAGTGGAGAGAAATGATAAGGAATAGGAGGTTGTGTTGCTCCGTTTTAATATTAAATCAACCATGACATAGGGGAATTATGTAAACTTCAAAAACACATATTACAAGCATATTGGAAACAGAAAGACACCTTACTTCAAAAGTAGTATAATTACAACAACAGAGTATAATAAGAGAGTTTCAAGATACAAGTTATTATGAAAATTTACTTCAATCTTAGCATCAAAAGGTAATGTTCTACTAAAATATTAATCAGCTCCATAGGAATATTTCCATGACATTCACAACATCTAATTGTTGTTGTAAGTTGCTTTTTCACTAATAGGAACTTTAACTGGTTGGCCAACAGTTTattctttgtgtttgttaaagcaaaaaaaaaaaacataaacatgaacaaaataactaaaaacaACAGTCTCAGGAAGAGGGGGATGTAAAACCTCTATCATGCCAAACTCCATTCAACAATAAAGAAGTTTAATATTGTTGTGGTtatcacaaacatacacatatacaaaacTTTTGAGCTTATCATTTTTGTAAACTTTAAGGATGTCTAGGTAAACTGAGCACAAAAGTAACCCAACAAGCAGCACTTTCACGTTTCATCATAATCTCTGCTTTTAGCATTGGTTCCCATGTTTCCCTGTGTTTAGATGAGAGAAGGTTGTGGGGTCATGAGAAGAAACATTttagatttctttatttaacaACATTTGTTCTGAATGTATGGGTGACGTTAAGTTGGAGCTGAACAAAGTCCTTTCTTACCACTTCTGTGTGTATGCCATTGAGTAGTGCAGCACTTGAATTACATTTCTTTGTAACCGTTTTGAGGTTGTAACCGgttgagatacttgtacttaCCTTTTCTGGAAGGGCATTTCCCACCTCTCTCATGCTCTGCACTCTCTGGCTGAGGGCCCCGGACTGCTCTATCAGTCCCTCGGCGGCCGTGTCGTGCTCTTTCAGCCTCTCGAGAAGGGTCCGGGCATCGCCCAACACTTTTTCCAAAGTGCAGGCCATTCTAGAAACTGACAACTCCTGTATGTAACGTAGACAAGCTAACTGCACACTAACGTTGACGTTGCCAGCTAGATTGAAATACCTCGCAGTGTTAGCTTACATTGGCTATCTAGCCTTGGTTAGCCGAAGCAGCTGCAACGCCTTTATGGCAACGTATACAAACTATTGCGGGCCTTCGGAAGTATTTGTCGGTACACAGAGTAAGTACAGTAACGTTACATGCAAATGAATAATTGGTCTCTCTGTTTTGTTGTCAAGTGTATCGTTTCCGTGTGAGACTAAACAATAACGTCACTTCCGTATCTTCAAACCAAAATCAAGGTAGATACCGCCATCTATTGGAGAGTTTAGAAGGACGTTTGATAGAAGCAACTGTAAGATTGATTTACCAAATAATAGGCTATGATGAAAAACAGGAACAAAATACGAGGGAAAAAACAGGAGTGGACAGAAAGCCAGGTGAGTTTGTAAGAGTCCTTCCGGGAGAGGACTAGtgtggcattgccagacctatctccacagcgcagTGTCAGCGATAGGAAAGGACTAAAAGGACATGAAATGTCATGAAACagaggtttttgttgttgttgcagttttATAAAACTTTCCTTTTTATGTTGTTTGGAGATTTATTAAATTCAGTTTATGGAAAACATAGAACTTAAGATACACCAGCATTGCattcatagaaaataaaaatataaaaataatgtgcaaaacacttacaataaacttgcctcaaacttcaacaaagaaaaCTTTGCTGTACATAATTTTCATATGataggaaacagaacagaaattaactatttatttcttacagcaaCAAGTACTTTACAGTGAGTTCAATATGTTTCTACTTCTAAACTGGCCATTTCAACAAAGTACACAGTTACCATACTATGTATGTTTAAAGTACCAAATGGAAATGCAGctattggcagaacaggcagcaaagTGACACTACTCTGATGCAATGGAAATCAAttttgtcagattgacagcactctagcccaatggaatCGGGGGGCGGGTGCCACCCCAGGCCACCCCTTTAGACCCACCCCTGAGAGTGCCACAgaccccactttgagaatcCCTGATCTATAACATCTTTCCCAATTCATTGTTTATGGAGGAGTTCCAGACTTcatacttgatgacatcacaaattAGAGTTTTATCACTCTAGTTTTTTGAGATTTGCGAGAGTTGATAATGTCAACTAATATTTTTAGACTGTCTTAGACCATAGATTGGCGTAGTTCCCCTTG
This genomic interval from Sander vitreus isolate 19-12246 chromosome 7, sanVit1, whole genome shotgun sequence contains the following:
- the sike1 gene encoding suppressor of IKBKE 1 — encoded protein: MACTLEKVLGDARTLLERLKEHDTAAEGLIEQSGALSQRVQSMREVGNALPEKQTEDTSGFQELTKYKPHVLLNQENTQIKELQQENKELWLSLEEHQYALELIMGRYRKQMLQLMMAKKELDTKPVLSLHENHAKEVQNQVERICEMGQVMRRAVQVDDQHYCSVRERLAQLEIENKELRDLLAISKSSVKTAREETNQRAAGQSPQPGSYE